One Candidatus Schekmanbacteria bacterium DNA segment encodes these proteins:
- a CDS encoding energy-coupling factor transporter transmembrane protein EcfT → MTRCPSKGGRRGYLKWRTVKLYRKKTTSDYACQYKEANSPIHRLGAGWKLLIGTLISIITISSREPWQFAAVLALNMLYYFLASLTLYDLWRDIKYFFIQVIIVVWLYSLRFEMPAALWPALRSSLTVILMFIPAIVFLRTTRVSEMMQSLRKVMPYRLSFLIFTSMRFLPLFAKELREISMAQRLRGAKLSARDLTNPGNWSDLFHCLMIPLMVRAFKTAEEAALSAEARAFGLKKERTYFDTALYIKENNQ, encoded by the coding sequence ATGACCCGTTGCCCCAGCAAGGGTGGGCGCAGAGGATACTTAAAGTGGAGAACGGTAAAATTGTATAGAAAAAAAACGACAAGCGACTATGCATGCCAGTACAAGGAGGCAAACTCCCCGATCCACAGACTCGGAGCAGGATGGAAACTGTTAATAGGCACACTTATATCCATAATTACTATTTCCTCGCGTGAGCCGTGGCAATTTGCCGCTGTGCTTGCGCTGAACATGCTCTATTATTTCCTGGCAAGCCTTACGCTCTATGACCTTTGGAGGGATATCAAGTATTTTTTCATACAGGTCATTATTGTTGTCTGGCTTTACAGCTTGCGTTTTGAAATGCCGGCAGCTCTCTGGCCTGCCCTGAGGTCTTCGCTTACTGTAATCTTGATGTTCATCCCAGCAATAGTTTTCCTAAGGACTACGCGGGTTTCAGAGATGATGCAGTCTTTGCGGAAGGTAATGCCTTACCGGCTTTCATTTCTTATCTTTACGAGCATGAGGTTCCTTCCATTATTCGCAAAGGAGCTTCGCGAGATATCCATGGCGCAGAGGCTTAGGGGGGCAAAGCTCTCAGCCCGCGACCTCACTAACCCCGGAAACTGGAGTGATTTATTCCATTGCCTTATGATACCGCTCATGGTCCGCGCCTTTAAAACAGCAGAAGAGGCGGCGCTTTCCGCCGAGGCAAGGGCTTTTGGCCTGAAAAAAGAAAGAACCTATTTTGATACAGCACTTTATATTAAGGAGAACAACCAATGA
- a CDS encoding ABC transporter ATP-binding protein, whose amino-acid sequence MLDINCFEFSYDGENTRACNGVSLSVKSGECVCLTGPSGCGKTTLLLAIKGLLRGGTSKGTIRVNAEGCDNGTSHSSVGLVFQNVESQILCTTVAEEVAFGPENLCIPSDEIGRRIDSSLSSVGLSGFVSRNVERMSAGQKQRLAIASVLAMEPTLLLLDEPTSQLDGEGKKELVEIIKNLKKNGHALLITEHDLAPLKEVADRIHSMAHIAIAKDNVEKHPATKNSDVQSHSIVAEDISLSYPGMNEVLNGVNLVINEGKRVHLYGRNGAGKSTFLKCLAGIAKPDSGRISIAGIDNPRPRDLPGKVAFLFQNPTRQLFENTVFDEVAFSLKRLKVTGEELKRRVEEVLSVCEVDHLAKKPPLMLSFGEQHRVALASVLAPKPKVLLLDEPFSGLDISQRHRFLGVLSEVSSLYNTTIVIASHDPLPQQGWAQRILKVENGKIV is encoded by the coding sequence ATGCTTGATATAAACTGTTTCGAGTTTTCATATGATGGGGAAAATACCAGGGCATGCAACGGCGTGTCTTTGTCTGTAAAGAGCGGCGAATGTGTATGTCTTACAGGTCCTTCAGGATGCGGTAAAACTACATTACTCCTTGCCATTAAAGGACTCCTTCGGGGCGGCACTTCTAAAGGAACCATAAGGGTGAATGCCGAAGGGTGCGATAATGGAACATCTCATAGCTCTGTAGGGCTTGTCTTCCAGAATGTAGAATCCCAGATACTCTGCACTACGGTTGCAGAAGAAGTTGCCTTCGGACCGGAGAATCTCTGCATTCCCTCTGATGAGATAGGAAGAAGGATTGACTCTTCCCTTAGCTCTGTAGGACTTTCCGGATTTGTATCGCGAAACGTGGAGCGTATGTCGGCAGGACAGAAACAGCGCCTTGCTATTGCATCAGTGCTTGCAATGGAACCCACTCTTCTCCTTCTTGATGAACCGACTTCCCAGCTTGATGGAGAGGGAAAAAAGGAACTTGTTGAAATTATAAAAAACCTTAAGAAAAACGGACATGCCCTTCTCATAACCGAGCATGACCTTGCACCGCTTAAAGAAGTTGCAGACCGGATTCACAGTATGGCTCATATAGCGATAGCAAAGGATAATGTTGAAAAACATCCAGCGACAAAGAATTCTGATGTTCAATCTCATAGCATTGTCGCGGAAGACATATCTCTCTCTTACCCGGGTATGAATGAAGTGCTTAATGGAGTAAATCTGGTAATAAACGAAGGGAAACGTGTGCATCTTTATGGAAGAAACGGAGCAGGAAAATCAACGTTTCTGAAATGTCTTGCAGGAATAGCAAAACCCGATTCAGGCCGCATAAGCATTGCCGGCATTGATAATCCAAGACCAAGGGATTTGCCCGGGAAAGTCGCTTTTCTATTCCAGAATCCTACACGACAGCTTTTTGAAAATACTGTTTTTGATGAGGTTGCCTTTTCGCTCAAAAGACTCAAGGTGACAGGTGAAGAACTTAAAAGACGCGTTGAAGAAGTGCTCTCGGTTTGCGAGGTTGACCATCTTGCTAAAAAGCCACCTCTCATGCTGAGCTTCGGTGAACAGCACAGGGTTGCCCTTGCATCGGTGCTTGCACCCAAACCAAAGGTCCTATTGCTCGATGAACCCTTTTCAGGGCTTGACATTAGCCAGAGACATCGCTTTTTAGGGGTGCTTTCAGAAGTATCTTCGCTTTACAATACGACAATAGTGATCGCATCCCATGACCCGTTGCCCCAGCAAGGGTGGGCGCAGAGGATACTTAAAGTGGAGAACGGTAAAATTGTATAG
- a CDS encoding TonB-dependent receptor, translated as MNLKNFFILAVSFFLIIFFQALSAPSFAEEPEQIYELGEVIVTGEGHGVEATGTVYEITAQEIEQSNARSLDEAIDLVPGIMLGTRGEGVPRLDIRGFRTRHVLLLVDGVPFNSTYDQMFDPSAIPVENIAKIKVSVGNSSLLYGQGGIGGAINIITKKGTHGVHADAVVERGSERMYLARGSISGASDKFYYFISGSTYKRRGFPLSDDFEESPIENGGLRENSDKKTDNFFANIGYSPTNELNIGLNFAFTENRYGIPGIAILDYLNLTDPFAESPKKDRVNNLRDYSVQLAGDYDVPGPLKFRSWVFFNKADEKRTSINLNPRSVTPAENHAVNRMKSWGAALQTQYDLEKAGLITLGLSFERDKAHANSTLLLGGGGDEGGGGLPGELTGGINLYTAVLEYEFSPLENLGFVLSYGRHWLNKDGKSFKSKYDFSFGRNIPPVKRDDNDNDYSMLAGVHYDMVSGTRLKASFSRKIRFPSVSQFFDSSKGNLGLTAERAYQYEVGVEQKLPLNSSASITGFLTDTKGFIEKDKVFTQRFENKEKYRFMGYELVAQSRPVESLILRGTYSYLNAENIAHPQPLGMHRIQYRPRDKFTLEGNYSSAIGLTPYVSLLYVANQHALTKANIIPVKKKKISDYTLVNVKLTQKVFGGKMAIYVGADNLFDKNYVESYGIPQAGRFVYGGIKVSI; from the coding sequence ATGAATTTAAAAAATTTTTTTATACTGGCAGTATCATTTTTCCTGATTATTTTTTTTCAGGCGCTGTCAGCTCCTTCCTTTGCTGAAGAACCGGAACAGATTTACGAACTCGGTGAAGTTATAGTAACTGGAGAAGGACATGGTGTTGAGGCAACAGGAACAGTCTACGAAATTACAGCACAGGAGATAGAGCAGTCCAATGCAAGGTCACTTGACGAAGCAATAGACCTTGTTCCGGGTATTATGCTTGGCACCCGGGGAGAAGGTGTTCCGCGCTTAGATATAAGAGGATTCAGGACAAGACATGTTCTGCTTCTCGTTGATGGTGTCCCTTTTAACTCAACCTATGACCAGATGTTTGACCCCTCCGCGATACCGGTTGAGAACATTGCGAAGATAAAGGTTTCAGTAGGCAACAGTTCCTTGCTTTATGGTCAGGGGGGAATAGGAGGAGCTATAAACATTATTACAAAAAAGGGAACCCATGGAGTCCATGCTGATGCTGTGGTAGAGCGGGGAAGTGAAAGAATGTACCTTGCCCGCGGAAGCATATCAGGAGCGAGCGACAAGTTTTATTATTTTATCAGCGGGAGTACATATAAAAGACGGGGTTTCCCCCTTTCTGATGATTTTGAAGAATCACCTATTGAAAATGGGGGGTTAAGGGAAAATAGCGATAAGAAAACTGATAATTTCTTCGCCAATATTGGTTACTCTCCAACAAATGAACTAAACATTGGGTTGAATTTCGCATTTACTGAAAACAGATACGGCATCCCAGGCATCGCTATTTTAGATTATTTAAATCTAACAGACCCTTTTGCAGAAAGCCCTAAAAAAGACCGTGTTAATAATTTAAGGGATTATTCTGTTCAGCTGGCAGGAGATTATGATGTCCCGGGACCGCTTAAGTTCAGGTCCTGGGTTTTCTTTAACAAGGCTGATGAAAAAAGGACAAGTATCAACCTTAATCCAAGGTCTGTCACGCCAGCTGAAAATCATGCGGTAAACAGAATGAAGTCATGGGGGGCAGCTCTTCAAACACAATACGACCTTGAAAAAGCAGGGCTTATAACTCTTGGGCTTTCTTTTGAAAGAGACAAAGCCCATGCTAATTCTACACTTCTTCTCGGGGGTGGCGGTGATGAAGGGGGAGGAGGTTTGCCCGGTGAGCTTACAGGAGGCATAAACCTCTATACAGCAGTTCTTGAATATGAATTCTCTCCGCTTGAAAATCTTGGTTTTGTGTTAAGTTACGGACGTCACTGGCTCAATAAGGATGGAAAATCGTTTAAATCAAAGTATGACTTTTCATTTGGAAGAAACATTCCGCCTGTAAAAAGAGATGATAATGACAATGACTACAGCATGCTTGCCGGAGTTCATTATGATATGGTCAGCGGGACACGTCTTAAGGCATCATTCTCAAGAAAAATCCGTTTTCCCTCGGTAAGTCAGTTTTTCGATTCATCAAAAGGCAACCTTGGACTTACGGCAGAGAGGGCTTACCAGTATGAAGTCGGTGTAGAGCAGAAACTTCCTTTAAACAGCTCAGCAAGCATTACAGGGTTTCTCACTGACACAAAAGGTTTTATTGAAAAGGATAAGGTGTTCACGCAGAGATTCGAAAACAAGGAAAAATACCGTTTCATGGGATATGAGCTTGTGGCACAGTCCCGGCCTGTAGAGAGCCTCATCTTAAGAGGGACATACTCATATTTAAACGCAGAAAATATTGCCCATCCACAACCGCTGGGAATGCACAGGATTCAATATCGTCCAAGGGATAAATTCACACTTGAAGGAAACTATAGCTCGGCCATAGGACTTACACCTTATGTTTCTTTGTTATATGTTGCCAACCAGCACGCACTTACAAAGGCCAACATCATTCCGGTAAAGAAAAAGAAGATCAGCGACTACACTTTGGTAAATGTGAAGCTCACACAAAAAGTATTTGGCGGCAAAATGGCAATATATGTTGGTGCAGACAACCTCTTTGACAAAAATTATGTAGAGAGTTATGGAATTCCTCAGGCAGGGAGATTTGTCTATGGGGGAATAAAGGTGAGCATTTAA
- a CDS encoding cytochrome c — translation MKRLSAIRFFLLIGLVCVISEVVAMNIVEAGTSKAITEGWENYLINCTPCHGGSGNKIFPALISVSKKDFVKYTVNGKSDSYGTSPKFKKTLTKTQITNIYLALHYPEKICGIGPPDGNGGGGGGGRLAAKRASKIEAATGCSSKITQGWRDYVSFKVPGNECEQYVCFDCHGGRGNRIPIYDLTKSEFIKGTLKGKKGQDGIDMPSYKGYLTKKQITAIYLAVKNNAIGNYGVICLGDQ, via the coding sequence ATGAAAAGATTATCAGCAATCCGGTTCTTTTTATTGATTGGTTTGGTATGTGTGATTAGTGAAGTGGTTGCCATGAATATCGTTGAGGCAGGCACCAGCAAGGCAATAACAGAAGGTTGGGAAAATTATCTGATTAACTGTACTCCCTGCCACGGCGGTTCAGGAAACAAGATATTCCCCGCGCTTATCTCAGTTTCAAAAAAAGACTTCGTTAAATACACTGTTAATGGGAAAAGTGACAGTTACGGCACCTCGCCGAAGTTCAAAAAGACATTGACCAAAACACAGATAACAAACATCTACCTTGCTCTTCACTATCCTGAAAAGATCTGCGGCATTGGTCCTCCTGACGGCAATGGTGGAGGCGGCGGAGGCGGAAGGCTCGCTGCCAAGCGTGCGTCTAAAATAGAGGCTGCAACAGGGTGCAGCAGCAAAATCACTCAGGGATGGAGAGATTATGTGTCTTTTAAAGTGCCGGGGAATGAGTGTGAGCAGTATGTATGTTTTGACTGCCATGGTGGACGTGGAAACAGGATTCCTATCTATGATTTGACAAAGAGCGAGTTTATTAAAGGCACTTTAAAAGGAAAAAAAGGTCAGGATGGAATAGATATGCCTTCCTATAAGGGATATCTTACGAAGAAACAGATAACAGCCATATATCTTGCTGTTAAAAATAATGCCATCGGAAATTATGGTGTGATCTGCCTCGGTGATCAATGA